In one window of Ptiloglossa arizonensis isolate GNS036 chromosome 5, iyPtiAriz1_principal, whole genome shotgun sequence DNA:
- the Vti1a gene encoding vesicle transport through interaction with t-SNAREs 1a isoform X1, producing MELLRIKCRMDVTISKDFMDKSDFRTQLSQVTIRIQCKCLFSLLPHLLVFNGNTFKMASLIDNYEQQYAVLTADITAKIGRIRTQSGNEKRGFIQDVDRQIEEAQELLEQMELEVRGMTGAARDRLRGRVESHRAELKRLTQEFQLAKKPKDESIEINKEDSWENNITEDQKKRLLDTSERIDRSGRTLQNGYRMVLETEEIGSQVLKELHEQRETIQRGRGRLRETDAELGRGSRLLSGMILRNLQQRIILAGVALTLTIVACVVMYYSFKSKS from the exons ATGGAGTTATTACGAATAAAGTGTCGGATGGATGTGACAATTAGCAAAGATTTTATGGATAAAT CTGATTTCAGAACGCAGTTGTCACAAGTCACCATACGTATCCAGTGTAAATGTTTATTTAGTTTACTCCCCCATTTGCTTGTCTTCAATGGAAATACATTCAAGATGGCGTCACTCATTGACAACTATGAGCAACAATACGCCGTTTTGACAGCTGACATTACTGCAAAAATTGGTAGAATAAGAACACAAAGTGGCA ATGAGAAAAGAGGGTTCATTCAAGATGTGGACAGGCAGATTGAGGAGGCTCAGGAATTG CTTGAACAAATGGAACTGGAGGTTCGTGGGATGACTGGTGCAGCTCGCGATCGATTACGTGGTCGCGTAGAGAGTCACAGAGCAGAACTGAAACGATTGACACAAGAATTCCAATTAGCTAAAAAGCCAAAAGATGAGAGCATCGAAATAAACAAGGAAGATTCTTGGGAAAACAATATCACTGAGGATCAAAAGAAAAGATTATTGGATACTTCAGAGCGAATAGATCGCAGTGGAAGAACTTTGCAGAATGGTTATCGAATGGTATTAGAAACGGAAGAAATTGGTTCTCAGGTATTAAAGGAACTCCATGAGCAACGAGAAACGATTCAGAGAGGAAGAGGAAGG TTACGAGAGACAGATGCAGAGCTGGGACGTGGTTCTCGATTATTATCGGGAATGATATTAAGAAATCTTCAACAAAGAATTATCTTAGCAGGGGTAGCTTTAACCCTTACAATTGTTGCTTGCGTGGTCATGTATTATAGCTTTAAATCTAAAAGCTAA
- the Vti1a gene encoding vesicle transport through interaction with t-SNAREs 1a isoform X2 — MAKADFRTQLSQVTIRIQCKCLFSLLPHLLVFNGNTFKMASLIDNYEQQYAVLTADITAKIGRIRTQSGNEKRGFIQDVDRQIEEAQELLEQMELEVRGMTGAARDRLRGRVESHRAELKRLTQEFQLAKKPKDESIEINKEDSWENNITEDQKKRLLDTSERIDRSGRTLQNGYRMVLETEEIGSQVLKELHEQRETIQRGRGRLRETDAELGRGSRLLSGMILRNLQQRIILAGVALTLTIVACVVMYYSFKSKS, encoded by the exons atggcaaaag CTGATTTCAGAACGCAGTTGTCACAAGTCACCATACGTATCCAGTGTAAATGTTTATTTAGTTTACTCCCCCATTTGCTTGTCTTCAATGGAAATACATTCAAGATGGCGTCACTCATTGACAACTATGAGCAACAATACGCCGTTTTGACAGCTGACATTACTGCAAAAATTGGTAGAATAAGAACACAAAGTGGCA ATGAGAAAAGAGGGTTCATTCAAGATGTGGACAGGCAGATTGAGGAGGCTCAGGAATTG CTTGAACAAATGGAACTGGAGGTTCGTGGGATGACTGGTGCAGCTCGCGATCGATTACGTGGTCGCGTAGAGAGTCACAGAGCAGAACTGAAACGATTGACACAAGAATTCCAATTAGCTAAAAAGCCAAAAGATGAGAGCATCGAAATAAACAAGGAAGATTCTTGGGAAAACAATATCACTGAGGATCAAAAGAAAAGATTATTGGATACTTCAGAGCGAATAGATCGCAGTGGAAGAACTTTGCAGAATGGTTATCGAATGGTATTAGAAACGGAAGAAATTGGTTCTCAGGTATTAAAGGAACTCCATGAGCAACGAGAAACGATTCAGAGAGGAAGAGGAAGG TTACGAGAGACAGATGCAGAGCTGGGACGTGGTTCTCGATTATTATCGGGAATGATATTAAGAAATCTTCAACAAAGAATTATCTTAGCAGGGGTAGCTTTAACCCTTACAATTGTTGCTTGCGTGGTCATGTATTATAGCTTTAAATCTAAAAGCTAA
- the Vti1a gene encoding vesicle transport through interaction with t-SNAREs 1a isoform X3, whose product MASLIDNYEQQYAVLTADITAKIGRIRTQSGNEKRGFIQDVDRQIEEAQELLEQMELEVRGMTGAARDRLRGRVESHRAELKRLTQEFQLAKKPKDESIEINKEDSWENNITEDQKKRLLDTSERIDRSGRTLQNGYRMVLETEEIGSQVLKELHEQRETIQRGRGRLRETDAELGRGSRLLSGMILRNLQQRIILAGVALTLTIVACVVMYYSFKSKS is encoded by the exons ATGGCGTCACTCATTGACAACTATGAGCAACAATACGCCGTTTTGACAGCTGACATTACTGCAAAAATTGGTAGAATAAGAACACAAAGTGGCA ATGAGAAAAGAGGGTTCATTCAAGATGTGGACAGGCAGATTGAGGAGGCTCAGGAATTG CTTGAACAAATGGAACTGGAGGTTCGTGGGATGACTGGTGCAGCTCGCGATCGATTACGTGGTCGCGTAGAGAGTCACAGAGCAGAACTGAAACGATTGACACAAGAATTCCAATTAGCTAAAAAGCCAAAAGATGAGAGCATCGAAATAAACAAGGAAGATTCTTGGGAAAACAATATCACTGAGGATCAAAAGAAAAGATTATTGGATACTTCAGAGCGAATAGATCGCAGTGGAAGAACTTTGCAGAATGGTTATCGAATGGTATTAGAAACGGAAGAAATTGGTTCTCAGGTATTAAAGGAACTCCATGAGCAACGAGAAACGATTCAGAGAGGAAGAGGAAGG TTACGAGAGACAGATGCAGAGCTGGGACGTGGTTCTCGATTATTATCGGGAATGATATTAAGAAATCTTCAACAAAGAATTATCTTAGCAGGGGTAGCTTTAACCCTTACAATTGTTGCTTGCGTGGTCATGTATTATAGCTTTAAATCTAAAAGCTAA